The region CGGGTGCGCCCTAGTGACCGCCGGTGAACGTCTTCGAGCGCTTCCAGACGCTGTTCGTGATGACGGGGATCGGAGTCGGCCTGGCGGCCGCGCAGTTCGACGGCGTCCCCGCGCTCGCGGATCGGCTCGTGCTCCCGTTCCTGCTGGTGACGCTGTTCGCGACGTTCGCCGGAATGCCGCTCGCGAACCTCCGCCGGGCGTTCCGGAACCGGCGGTTCGTCGCCACGACTCTCGTCGTGAACTTCGGCTGGAACCCGCTGCTGGCGGTCGGCCTCGGCGCGGTCTTCCTGGCCGACCACCCGGCGCTGTGGGTCGGCCTGCTCATGCTGCTCGTAACGCCCTGTACCGACTGGTATCTGGTCTTTACCGACCTCGCGAACGGCGACGTGCCGCTGGCGACGTCGCTACTGCCGTACAACCTCGTCCTGCAACTGCTGTTGCTACCGGTCTACCTCGCGCTCTTCGCGGACACGCTCGTCCAATTTCGGTTGCAGCTCCTGCTCGAGAGCATCGTGCTCGTTCTCGTGGTCCCGCTGACGCTGGCCGTTGCCGTCCGCAGGGGCGTCGCGGCGTTCGACCGCCAGCAGTGGTTCGCGGCGACGGTGCGACCGAGACTCGGCCCCGTCCAGATCACCTTCCTCGCGCTGGCCGTCGCCGCGATGTTCGCCTCCCAGGGCGGCCTGGTCGTCGAGCGCCCGGACGTGCTCGTTCGCCTGGCCCTCCCCGTCGTCGCCTTCTACGCCGTCAACTTCTCGCTCGGCCTGGCGATCGGTCGCGTCCTCGACTTCTCTCACGAGGAAGTCGCCTGTTTCAACTGTACGGTCCTCTCGCGGAACTCGCCGACCGCCCTCGCGATCGCGGTGGTCGCGTTCCCGAACGAGCCGCTGATTCCGCTCGCGCTCGTCGTCGGCCCGCTGGTCGAACTCCCGCTGCTCTCGGCGGTCGCGGGCCTGTTGCGCCGGTTCGAGCGGCGCGGCTGGACGGTTGGAGAACGAGCGCCGCTCTGACGGTTCCGCGGTCCGTGATCGGCCACAGTGTCCAGTCAGCGGATGGCGACGTCCGGCACCGAAACTTCCGCTACCGCTCGGGGTGCGTCGGCGCGTCGAATCCGCCGCGGACGAGCGGCTTCGCGATGTGACGGCGCGCACACGGCGGCACTTCGTACCACCCCTCTTCGAGGTCCCGCTCCAGCGGCTGCTCCGCCTTCGCGTCCCGGCTCGTTCCGCAGTCCCGGCAGCGATAGCCCTGGTTTCGGCCGGCGCTCTCCATCGTCCGGCCGCAGTCGGGACAGGTCGGCGTCACCCGCTCGGTCCGCACCAGGCCGCGCACGGCGAACTTCTCGAGTTTGAGCGTCCCACGGGAAACCTCCCCGCAAGCGGTGATCCGATCGCCGACTCGGAGCGCTCTGACGCGATCTCTGAACCGTTTCGTCGGCTCGAAGGCCGCACACGCGAGTCGGTCGGCCGACCCTCGCCCGTCGCTGGACGGTGACTCGAGCTCGATGAAGACGTGTCCGCCGCGGCGCGTCTCCGGCTCGCTCACGACGCGGCCCTCCAGCCGGTAGGCCCGCCCGTCCTCGACGTTCGGAATCGATCCCTCCCGGAGGTGGACGTCCGTCCCCTGGTTCGTCACGAACAGCCGGCTCGCGGCGACGGGCTCGCTCTCGATCCGCTCGGCCGCCGCCCGGACCGCGTCCAGATCGTCACCGCGGATCCCGTGCAGGATCGGACCGGGCGCGTGCGGCACGCAGACGGTCTCGTCCTCGCCGCGATCGACCGTGTCCCAGACCTCGGAATAGCCTCGATCGGCCGCCTCGAAGACGCTCTCGTGGTCCACGTCGCGGGGCGTCCCCCAGCGGTCGGGCTCACGGTAGGAGATGTACTCGTAGGTCCACTCGTCGAGCGCCGACCAGGCGCCGATCGCGGCGACGGCGCCGATCCGACCGCGGCCGTCGCCGGCGTGCCACGACCGGTAGCCGCGGCGCTCGATCAGCGCCGTCGCGTCCTCGATCGCCAGGCGGTCGCGGATCGCCGCGCGCGCGAATCGACGTACGTCCTCGGGGGGTGCCGGATCGTCGTGGACGTGGGCCGCGACGACCAGGCCGGGATTCGTCCGCTCGTCCGCGGTCTCGGCCAGGGATTCGAGGCGCTCGCGGGCGATCTGGAACGCACGGTCGGGATCGCAGTCGGTGTGGATCGCCAGGGCGGCGTTGCCCCGCGTCTTGTACTCGACGGCGGGGTTGAGCCGGACGAGGAGGAGTCGCGCCACGTCAGCGTCCGCCTGGCGCAGCCGCTCGGCGATCCGTGCGGCGACGTAGGTCGTGCACATTCCGCGCTCGCGCGAGTCGGTATCGTCGAGCCCGACGACGGTCATCGGCGGGCCTTGGCGGGGGAGCGGGTAACCCCTTTCGGGACGACTGCGGATAGCCGCGGACCGCCGGCGGGCGGAAACCAGTATATAAGTATGTTCCCGATACAGGCGTGAATCGCGACACGGCAGCCGGGCGTCCCGGGGAAAGCGTCTTATACGAGGAATCGCTTACAACCCTCTATGTCCCGCTCCGCACTGGTCGGCAATGTCACCGCGATGTTAGAGGACGCGGGGTTCGTTGTCAGCGACCGGTGTGCGATCCGACCCAAGAGCTTCGATATCGTCGCGCGACGCGGCGAGGACCTTATTCTCGTCAAGATCCTCGCCAACATCGACGCGTTCAACGAGGAGACCGGCCACGAGATGCGACGGCTGGGAACCTATCTCCAGGCGACGCCGCTCGTCATCGGCCTGCGCAGTCGCGACGAGGACCTCAAACCGGACGTCGTCTACTTCCGACACGGCGTCCCCGTCTTCAGCCCCGACACGGCATACAACCTGTTCATCGAGAGCGTCCCGCCGCTGATCTACGCGGCCCCGGGCGGCCTCTACGTCAACATCGACGGCGAGCTGCTCGCCGACGAACGGCAGGACCGCGACTGGAGCCTCGGCCAACTCGCCAGCGAACTCGGCGTCTCTCGGCGGACCGTCTCGAAGTACGAAGACGGCATGAACGCCTCCGTCGAGGTCGCGATGGCGCTCGAGGAGATGTTCGACGCGCCCCTGACCAGCCCCGTCGACGTGCTCGACGGGGCCGAGGACGTCCACGAGAGCGAGTCGACGCCGGACGATCCGGAGGCGGACCCGGACGACGAGCAGGTCGTCGCCGTCTTCACCCGAGCCGGCTACCGAGTCCATCCGACGGTCCGCTCGCCGTTTACGGCCGTCAGCGAGGACGAAGACGACAGCGACGTCGTCCTCACGGGTCACTCGGAGTTCACGAAGGCCGCCCAGAAGCGCGCCCGCATTATGAGTTCGATCGGACACGTCACTCGGACGCGCTCGGTCTACATCGTGGATCGGGCGAAACAGGAGTCCGTCGACGGCACGGCCCTGGTCGAACGCGAGGAACTCGCGGAGCTCCGAGACGCCGACGAACTCCGCGACGTCATCCGGGAGCGGTCCGAGCGCGAGGAAGCGGCCTGATTGGTCGATCGGTCGAGTTACGATTCGCAATTCGCGGTTCGGCGGCCCGCGATAGCCGCGTCCGCGACGCTATTTCTTTCTTTGTCTCTGCTCTACCGCAGTCTCCGGTCTCCGTACTTCGAATCGATAGAAGCGACGGCGGCGATCGGAGCGCCGTCAGGCGTAGGTCTCTTCGAGGTACTCGACGATGTCATCGCTCTCCGGCATCCCCTCGACGCCATTAGCCTCGTCGGTGATCACCGGCACGCCGGTCTGTCCGCTGACCTTCTCGACCTCGGTGCGCTCCCCGTGGGACCGGGGGACCTCGATCACGTCGTAGTCCAGTTCAAGATCGTCGAGTTTCGACCGAACCTTCGCGCAGTACGGGCAGCCCGGGAGTTCGTACAGCGTGATGTCTGCCATACCCGTTCGTTGCCGCGGAAGACGTATCAGCCCACCGGTCGCCCGGGTGGTTGCCGGAAGAAAGCGCCGCGCGGACGGCGGACAGCGGACGGGTGACGGCTGAATGCGAACCGAAAACCGAGTCCCGAGACGGCTCCGTCAGAACGCGAACATCTCGGCGTCGACCGCGAAGAAGACCGCGAAGTACAGGACGAACGCGAGTGCGAGTACCCACTGGCCGAGCGAGACGTCGTCAGTTTCGCCCATGGCGGCCTTGACGACCGGGTAGCTCATGATCCCGGCGGCCAGGCCGTTCGAGATCGAGGCGGTCAGCGGCATGATCGTGATCGTCAGCCCGCCGGCGATTGCCCAGGCCGGGTCCTGCCAGTCGATGTCGGCGACGCCCTGGAGCATGATGATCCCGACGACGACCAGCGCGACGTAGGTCGCGTACTGCGGGATGGCGCTGATCACCGGGACGAGCAACAGGGACAGCAGGAAGAGGAGACCGACGACGAGAGCGGTACAGCCGGTCCGGCCGCCCTCCTCGACCCCGGTCGAGGACTCGATGAAGGTCGTCACCGTCGAGGTGCCGATCATCGCGCCGATGGTGGTCCCGACCGCGTCGGCCATCAGCGGTTTCTCGATCTCGGGGAGGTCACCCTCCTCGTTCAGGAAGCCGCCGATCTGCGAGACGCCGATGAGCGTCCCGGCGGTGTCGAAGAAGTCGACGAAGAAGAACGTGAAGACGACCAGTACGAAGACGAGCGGATCGTCGGTGATCATGCCGAGCCCGTCGACGAACCCGGCGACGAGCGGCGTGAAGTCGTACTGGACGCTCGCGATCACGTTCAGGAGGCCCTCGTTCGAGAACTGCTCGTAGCTCCCGGGTGGCGTGAGCGTGCCTGGCGAGGTGACGCCGAGGAGGGTCAACAGCCAACCGGCGACCGCGGTCGCGAGAATGCCGATGACGATCGAGCCGCGGATCCCGCGGGCGTGGAGGACGAGCATCAGCGCCAGGCCGGCCAGCGAGAGCGCGGCGACGGCGCTCGTCGCGACGTTGCCCATCGTCACGAGCGTGTCGGGGTCGCTGACGACGAGTTGCATCTCCTGGAGACCCAGGAAGAGCAGGTAGACGCCGATCCCGGCCCCGACGGCGAACTTGACCGGTTCGGGGAACAGTTCGATGACGTACCGGCGCGCGCCGACGGCGGTCAGCGCGATGAAGACGATCCCTTCGACGAAGACCGCCGCGAGCGCGACCTGCCACGGGACGCCCAGTCCGAGGACGACCGTAAACGCGAAGAAGGCGTTCAGGCCCATCCCGGGTGCGAGCCCGAAGGGCCGGTTCGCCCAGAGCGCCATTACGCCGATCGCGACCACCGACGCGAGGATCGTCGCCACGGCGATCATCTGTTGGATCTCCCCCTGTCCGTAGCCGTCGATCGTGATCGCCTCGCTGAGGATGATCGGATTGACGACGATGATATAGGACATCGCCAGGAAGGTCGTCACCCCCGCGATGGCTTCCGTCTCGAGGTCAGTATCGTGTTCGTCGAACCCGAAGTACCGGTCGATAGCCCCCATATTGGATGTTCGAGCATAGAAACACGGATTAGTTAAGCGTTCTTGTCCGCATCGGCGCCCATAGTATTCACGTCCATGTATATGATAGCGAGTATAACGGTCCGCGTCGAGCCGACACCAGGGAGACGGGCACCGAACGTCGGCCGCGAGCAGCCCGCGAGCGGCGGTCTCGAGCGGTCACGGCGCCGGCGGGACGAACGTATTTCACCTCGGAGCGCGTACCGTACTCTTGTACCATGAGGTTTGTCATCGTGGGATACGGCCGGGTCGGTTCGCGGACCGCGACCATCCTCTCCGAAGAAGGCCATCAGGTCGTCATCGTCGACAACGACATGGATCGGATCGAGCGCGCCGGCGGCGACGAGTTCGAGACGGTCCGGGGCGACGGCTCCGACGAGGACGTCCTGATCGAGGCCGGAATCGAGGACGCGGTCGCGATCGGCGCGTTCACGCCCGATCTCAACGCCAACTTCGCGGCCTGTATGGTCGGCACCCACCACGGCTGCCGGACCGTCCTGCGCATCGACGAGGACTACCGCGAGGACATCTACGAGAAGTACGCCGAGGAGGTTGACGAGATCGTCTACCCCGAGCGGCTAGGCGCCGCGGGCGCGAAGACGGCCCTGCTGGGCGGCGACTTCAACGTCGTCGCCGACCTGGCGGCGAACCTCCAGTTGACCGTCTTCGAGATCCGGGAGGGATCGCCGGCGGTCGGCAAACGGATGAGCGAACTCGACTTACCCGAGTCGGCACGGATCTACGCCCACGGCCGCGCCCGCGAACCGCTGACGATTCCGCTTCCGGGCACCGAGTTCGAGGTTGGCGACGAGGTCGCAGTCATCACGGAGACCGATCGCGCGGAGGCCGTCCGCTCGGCGTTGTTACCCGCGAGCGCGTAGGACAGGGTTCGTCGTCGCCGACCGTTCGATCGGTCCGACCGGCCTCTTAAATCCCGCGCTGGCGGCGTCGAAAGGGGAAAGGGGGAGAGGAACGGTATCAGGCGCGCAGACGGACGGATGGGGAGGGGTGGGGAGACCGTCGGCGCGCCTATTCGTTCCGTCGCACGGGGGGCAAATAAAACCGCGTCAGACGACCGACAGACGGGAGTCAGACGCGGATCAGTTCCCGGTTGCCTCCTCCGATTCGGGCCGGAAGACGAGCACGTTCTGGTGGACCATCGAAGGGACGAACGAGAAGGGATAGCCGTAGACGTGGAGGTCCTTCGTGGGGTCGTACCAGATCAGGGTCGCCGCGAGCGTCAGGGGTGCGGTCGACTCGATCGCGTCGGCGAGTTCGGCCGAGAGGAATTCGTAGGACTGCTCGCGATACATATCGCCGATGAAGACGACGACGTGGCCGTCCGGCGTGACCGCGTCCGCGAACCGGTCGAACTTGGCCGCCATCTCGGCGAGCCAGGCGGCCTTCGTCTGCGTCTCGTCGCGCTCGTCGGGTTTGTCGCCCGCGTCGGCTCCGTCAGGCCCCTCGGCGTCGGTCTCGCCGGGTCCGTCCCCGTCGAACGACCCCAACTTGCTCTCGCGGGTTCGTCGCTCGTTGCGCGTCTGCTCGAGTTCGTCCATGTGCCAGTAGGGAACGTCCGTTAGCAGGAGGTCGATCGAGTCGTCGGGGACGTCGTCGATCAGGTCGGCGCAGTCGCCGCGGCGCATGTCCTGGTCGGCGAGCGGGGGCTCGCCGCGGGCGCGCCGCTCCTCGTTCTCCGCTTCGAGCACGTTCTGGTAGATGTCGACCCACCGCTCGGTGCGCTCGAAGCCGATCGCCTCCCGGAGCCCCGTCCCCTCGTGTTCGCAGAGGCTCGCGCCGAGTAAGGTGCCGCCGACGCCGGCGAAGGGGTCGAGTACGGTGTCGCCGGCCTTGCTGAACCGGCCGATCAGCTCCGCGCAGAGCCGTGGGGGCTTCTGGCCGCCGTGTTCGCTGCGCAGGTCGTGCTGGAGGGCCGGCGGATACCCCTCCGCGATCACGGACTTCGTGGCGTACTTCCATTCCCTACCCGTGAGATCGTTCACCCGGTTTCGCTCGTCGTAGACCCCCCGCCCCTCGACGTAGCGCTGGTGGTCCGCGAGCTCGTCGGTGTCGATCACTTCGCCGTCCTCGACCGGCAGGGACTCTTCCCGTGCGCGCTCGGCGTCGAACGTCCCGTCCTCGTCGATGACCAGGCGACTCTGGCGGTGTCGCTCCCCGTCGTCTGTCATACCCCGACTGCTCACGCGGACCGCTTAAACGCTTTTTCACGGCCTCGTCCAAGGCCCGTCGCTTCGATGTCGTTCGTCGGAGACGCCGCTCCGTTCGTCGCCGGCGTCCTGGCGCTGTGGGCCAGCGTGATCCGTGTGTCGCGTCGGAGGAGTGGGAGCGGCGGCCGGCGGGAGCGGAGACGACCGGGGACGAGCCACGCGATCGGTCGCACGAGGGTGGTGACGCGAGTGTTAGCGGGTCCATTTGTATCCGCCGGCCGTAGGCTCGCGTATGAACATGCTCGTCGACGGCGAGTGGCGGACCGACGCGCACGAGACGACGAACGAGGAGGGGGCGTTCGAGCGTCAGGAGACGGCGTTCCGAAACCGGATCCGCGACGAGTCCGACGCCGAGTTTCAGCTGGAGGCGGGCCGGTACCACCTCTACGTCTCCTCCGCGTGCCCGTGGGCCCACCGGACGTTGGTCACGCGAGCGCTGACGGGCCTTGAGGACTCGATTTCCGTCTCAGTGGTCGACCCCTACCGCGACGAGGATGGCTGGCAGTTCACGCCCGAGAAGGAGGGATGTACGCGCGATCACGTCCACGACGCGGACTACCTTCGGGAGCTGTACGTCCGGGCCGATCCGGACGCCACCTGTCGCGTGACGGTGCCGGTCCTCTGGGACAAGCAGACGGACACCATCGTCAACAACGAGTCCGCGGAGATCATGCGGATGCTCGACACCGAGTTCGACGGTGTCGCGAGCCGGGACGTGGATATCTACCCCGAGGACTATCGGGACGCGGTCGACCGGATCATCGACGAGATCTACGAGCCGATCAACAACGGGGTCTACCGCGCCGGCTTCGCGACCGAGCAAGCGCCCTACGACGAGGCGGTCGACGACCTCTTTTCGGCGCTCGACCACTGGGACGAGGTCCTGGCGGACCAGCGCTACCTCGCCGGCGATCGGCTGACCGAGGCCGACGTCGCGATGTTCACGACGCTCGTCAGGTTCGACAGTGTATACCACACCCACTTCATGTGTAACGTTCAGTACGTCCGCGAGTACGACAACCTCTGGCCGTACCTGCGCGATCTCTACCAGACGCCAGGCGTCGCGAAAACGGTGAACATGGACCACATCACGGAACACTACTACACGACTCACCCGGACGTCAACCCCAGCGGAATCATCGCGCGCGGTCCGGACCTAAACTTCGAGGCGTCTCACGACCGCGACGAACTTCCGGGCGGGCCGCCGTCGGACCTGACCGCGGCGGCGAGCGACGACTAACGGCCGTCTCGGTCGAGTAAAAACGCGGGTTGCGGATCCCGGGTCGCTGATTTCTGGGTTCCCTTTTGCTTCCGTCTTCCTTACCTACTGTTCAGGTGGCTGCCGGCTTACGATCCGCTTGGCGGCTGACCCGACTCGCGGCCGCGCCGCCAGTCCTCGAAGCTGTGCTCGAACTCGTCCTCGGAGACGAATACTTTCCAGAGGATCCACGCGGGGACGAGCACCGGGATCACCGGAATGAGGACGATGACGAGAATCGCGGCCATCACGTAGCCGAACAGGGTCATCTGGGTGTTCGGCCCGTAGCCGGTCGATTCGGACACCTTGATAGACATGTGTGTTAGTACGAACGTGTCGATATTCCGTCTTTCGATCCCGGACCCGTCGTCGGCGCACGGTCGTGATCGGAACCGTCAGGTCGTCTCGGGGCCGTCGCGACCGTTCGACTCGTCGCTCAGCACCGCTTCGGCGTTGTCCTGCGGTCGATACCCGAGTTCGAGCATGGTCTCGGACAGCGAGAGGAACCGCTCGGAATTATCGGAGATTCCGTGGGCGATCAGCGGCGTCGTCTCGAGCGTCGTCGTCGCGGCCGCGTTGAGCACCCGTCGGCAGTCCTCGGGACTGAGCCACATCGCGCGGGCGTACCGCTCGCCGGAGGCGTCCCGCTCCTCGCATTCCTGCCGGAGTTCGTCGCGGGTGAGCAGCCAGCCGATCCGCAGGTTGACCACGTCGAAGCCGTGGCGTTTCGCGTAGTACGATCCCATCGCCTCGCCGAAGACCTTCGTGACGCCGTAGTAGGTGTCGGGGTCCGCCGGACCGTCCGGTCTGACGATCCCCGGGTTCCCGACCGTCGACTCCGGTCGGATCCCCGAGACGGTGTTTTTCATGTTGACCGCGTGGTTCGAACTCGCGAAGACCACCCGCTCGAGGTTGTTCGCCGCCGCGGCCTCGAACGCGTTGTAGACCCCGTCGACGTTCGGCCCGCGGACCTCGTCCCACTCGGCCCGCGGCGACGGGTTGGCTGCCAGGTGGATCAGCACGTCCTGGCCGTCGAGCGCGTCGACGAACTGCTCGCGGTCGGTGATCTCGAGGGGCTCCGCGTCGAGATCCTCGGTCTCGCTGTGAGAGAAGAGGGTGAGGTCGTGATCGTCGTCAGGAAACGCGTCGATGGCCTCCCTGCCCACGTTGCCCGATGCGCCGGTGATGGCGATATCGGTCATACGGAATGGACAGCGAACGGCCGGAAATAGGTCGGGCCGGCGCGTTCCGGCCTGGGCGCGGCAGAACGAACCATCGGTGAATGCCGCGTAGCAACTGGTGGCGACGGAACTCCGAAAGCCCGACGGTAGTGAGACCTGCCGGCCGAAGCCCTCCGAATCGGCCCCGCTACGGCTCGACGACGATCTTTCCGACGCTCTCGCGGTCCCGCATCGCCGCGAAGGCCGCGTCGGTGTCCGCGAGCGAGTAGGTCTCGTCGATTTCCGGTCGCAGTCGGCCGTCGGCCGCGAGTTCGACGAGCCGACGCAGGTCGTCCTGGGTGCCCATCGTCGAGCCGACGACGCGCTTGTGGCCCAGGAAGAGATCGGGCACATCGATCGTCGACTCGTCGCCGGCCGTGCGACCGCAGATCACCATCGTCCCGCCGCGGCGCATGACCGCCTGGCCGAGCGCTGTGAACTCGCCGCCGAGGTGGTTGACGACCGCGTCGGGCGTCCCGATTTCCTCGACTTCCGCGCGGATCTCGTCGGTGTCGGCCGACTCGATGCCGTGATCCAGGCCGAGGTCGCGGACGCGGTCGAGTTTCTCGGGAGAGGAGGACGTCCCGATCGTCGTCGCGCCGAGGATATCGGCGAGCTGAATCGCCGCGACGCCGACGCCGCCGGTCGCGCCGGGAACGAAGACCAGGTCACCCGCGCCGACGTCGGCCCGCCGGAGCATGTGGAAGGCGGTCATGTAGGCCGTCGGGATCGCGGCGGCGGTCGTCGCGTCCACGTCGTCCGGCAGCGAGAGGAGTCGGTCGGCCTGAACGCTGGCGGTCTCGGCCAGGCCGCCGTGGTACAGCGAGAACCGCTCGCACATGTTCTCCGGGCCCTCGCGACAGAACCGGCAGGTGCCGCAGGTCTGATTCGGGCAAAGGAGGAC is a window of Natrinema salifodinae DNA encoding:
- a CDS encoding arsenic resistance protein, producing the protein MNVFERFQTLFVMTGIGVGLAAAQFDGVPALADRLVLPFLLVTLFATFAGMPLANLRRAFRNRRFVATTLVVNFGWNPLLAVGLGAVFLADHPALWVGLLMLLVTPCTDWYLVFTDLANGDVPLATSLLPYNLVLQLLLLPVYLALFADTLVQFRLQLLLESIVLVLVVPLTLAVAVRRGVAAFDRQQWFAATVRPRLGPVQITFLALAVAAMFASQGGLVVERPDVLVRLALPVVAFYAVNFSLGLAIGRVLDFSHEEVACFNCTVLSRNSPTALAIAVVAFPNEPLIPLALVVGPLVELPLLSAVAGLLRRFERRGWTVGERAPL
- a CDS encoding tRNA(Ile)(2)-agmatinylcytidine synthase, which gives rise to MTVVGLDDTDSRERGMCTTYVAARIAERLRQADADVARLLLVRLNPAVEYKTRGNAALAIHTDCDPDRAFQIARERLESLAETADERTNPGLVVAAHVHDDPAPPEDVRRFARAAIRDRLAIEDATALIERRGYRSWHAGDGRGRIGAVAAIGAWSALDEWTYEYISYREPDRWGTPRDVDHESVFEAADRGYSEVWDTVDRGEDETVCVPHAPGPILHGIRGDDLDAVRAAAERIESEPVAASRLFVTNQGTDVHLREGSIPNVEDGRAYRLEGRVVSEPETRRGGHVFIELESPSSDGRGSADRLACAAFEPTKRFRDRVRALRVGDRITACGEVSRGTLKLEKFAVRGLVRTERVTPTCPDCGRTMESAGRNQGYRCRDCGTSRDAKAEQPLERDLEEGWYEVPPCARRHIAKPLVRGGFDAPTHPER
- a CDS encoding transcriptional regulator — protein: MSRSALVGNVTAMLEDAGFVVSDRCAIRPKSFDIVARRGEDLILVKILANIDAFNEETGHEMRRLGTYLQATPLVIGLRSRDEDLKPDVVYFRHGVPVFSPDTAYNLFIESVPPLIYAAPGGLYVNIDGELLADERQDRDWSLGQLASELGVSRRTVSKYEDGMNASVEVAMALEEMFDAPLTSPVDVLDGAEDVHESESTPDDPEADPDDEQVVAVFTRAGYRVHPTVRSPFTAVSEDEDDSDVVLTGHSEFTKAAQKRARIMSSIGHVTRTRSVYIVDRAKQESVDGTALVEREELAELRDADELRDVIRERSEREEAA
- a CDS encoding glutathione S-transferase N-terminal domain-containing protein, which codes for MADITLYELPGCPYCAKVRSKLDDLELDYDVIEVPRSHGERTEVEKVSGQTGVPVITDEANGVEGMPESDDIVEYLEETYA
- a CDS encoding NCS2 family permease; this encodes MGAIDRYFGFDEHDTDLETEAIAGVTTFLAMSYIIVVNPIILSEAITIDGYGQGEIQQMIAVATILASVVAIGVMALWANRPFGLAPGMGLNAFFAFTVVLGLGVPWQVALAAVFVEGIVFIALTAVGARRYVIELFPEPVKFAVGAGIGVYLLFLGLQEMQLVVSDPDTLVTMGNVATSAVAALSLAGLALMLVLHARGIRGSIVIGILATAVAGWLLTLLGVTSPGTLTPPGSYEQFSNEGLLNVIASVQYDFTPLVAGFVDGLGMITDDPLVFVLVVFTFFFVDFFDTAGTLIGVSQIGGFLNEEGDLPEIEKPLMADAVGTTIGAMIGTSTVTTFIESSTGVEEGGRTGCTALVVGLLFLLSLLLVPVISAIPQYATYVALVVVGIIMLQGVADIDWQDPAWAIAGGLTITIMPLTASISNGLAAGIMSYPVVKAAMGETDDVSLGQWVLALAFVLYFAVFFAVDAEMFAF
- a CDS encoding potassium channel family protein; the protein is MRFVIVGYGRVGSRTATILSEEGHQVVIVDNDMDRIERAGGDEFETVRGDGSDEDVLIEAGIEDAVAIGAFTPDLNANFAACMVGTHHGCRTVLRIDEDYREDIYEKYAEEVDEIVYPERLGAAGAKTALLGGDFNVVADLAANLQLTVFEIREGSPAVGKRMSELDLPESARIYAHGRAREPLTIPLPGTEFEVGDEVAVITETDRAEAVRSALLPASA
- a CDS encoding DNA methyltransferase, which codes for MTDDGERHRQSRLVIDEDGTFDAERAREESLPVEDGEVIDTDELADHQRYVEGRGVYDERNRVNDLTGREWKYATKSVIAEGYPPALQHDLRSEHGGQKPPRLCAELIGRFSKAGDTVLDPFAGVGGTLLGASLCEHEGTGLREAIGFERTERWVDIYQNVLEAENEERRARGEPPLADQDMRRGDCADLIDDVPDDSIDLLLTDVPYWHMDELEQTRNERRTRESKLGSFDGDGPGETDAEGPDGADAGDKPDERDETQTKAAWLAEMAAKFDRFADAVTPDGHVVVFIGDMYREQSYEFLSAELADAIESTAPLTLAATLIWYDPTKDLHVYGYPFSFVPSMVHQNVLVFRPESEEATGN
- a CDS encoding glutathione S-transferase family protein, which codes for MNMLVDGEWRTDAHETTNEEGAFERQETAFRNRIRDESDAEFQLEAGRYHLYVSSACPWAHRTLVTRALTGLEDSISVSVVDPYRDEDGWQFTPEKEGCTRDHVHDADYLRELYVRADPDATCRVTVPVLWDKQTDTIVNNESAEIMRMLDTEFDGVASRDVDIYPEDYRDAVDRIIDEIYEPINNGVYRAGFATEQAPYDEAVDDLFSALDHWDEVLADQRYLAGDRLTEADVAMFTTLVRFDSVYHTHFMCNVQYVREYDNLWPYLRDLYQTPGVAKTVNMDHITEHYYTTHPDVNPSGIIARGPDLNFEASHDRDELPGGPPSDLTAAASDD
- a CDS encoding DUF7535 family protein, which produces MSIKVSESTGYGPNTQMTLFGYVMAAILVIVLIPVIPVLVPAWILWKVFVSEDEFEHSFEDWRRGRESGQPPSGS
- a CDS encoding NAD-dependent epimerase/dehydratase family protein — its product is MTDIAITGASGNVGREAIDAFPDDDHDLTLFSHSETEDLDAEPLEITDREQFVDALDGQDVLIHLAANPSPRAEWDEVRGPNVDGVYNAFEAAAANNLERVVFASSNHAVNMKNTVSGIRPESTVGNPGIVRPDGPADPDTYYGVTKVFGEAMGSYYAKRHGFDVVNLRIGWLLTRDELRQECEERDASGERYARAMWLSPEDCRRVLNAAATTTLETTPLIAHGISDNSERFLSLSETMLELGYRPQDNAEAVLSDESNGRDGPETT
- a CDS encoding alcohol dehydrogenase catalytic domain-containing protein; protein product: MRAAVFTELIGPEGVSVIDRDEPEPGPGEALIDVEACAINRHDLWILEGDSAMVDADDLPFVTGLDVAGVVSEVGDDVADADTGVEPGDRVLLCPNQTCGTCRFCREGPENMCERFSLYHGGLAETASVQADRLLSLPDDVDATTAAAIPTAYMTAFHMLRRADVGAGDLVFVPGATGGVGVAAIQLADILGATTIGTSSSPEKLDRVRDLGLDHGIESADTDEIRAEVEEIGTPDAVVNHLGGEFTALGQAVMRRGGTMVICGRTAGDESTIDVPDLFLGHKRVVGSTMGTQDDLRRLVELAADGRLRPEIDETYSLADTDAAFAAMRDRESVGKIVVEP